From one Rosa rugosa chromosome 4, drRosRugo1.1, whole genome shotgun sequence genomic stretch:
- the LOC133744199 gene encoding 1-(5-phosphoribosyl)-5-[(5-phosphoribosylamino)methylideneamino] imidazole-4-carboxamide isomerase, chloroplastic-like, with translation MACEVEYEPSDEVIGLRRVPISCAVRFRPCIDIHKGQVKQIVGSTLLDWKEYGPALVTNFESDKSAGEYAKMYKEDGLTGGHVIMLGADPLSRAAAIEALHAYPGGLQVGGGINSDNSLQYIEEGASHVIVTSYVFNNGQMDLERLKDLVCVVGKEWLVLDLSCRKREGKYAIITDRWQKFSDVYLDKEILDFLAKYADEFLVHGVDVEGKKTLESTSCQSADQVEATLVNKGARVISEESTCWCCAYAGVAGQR, from the exons TTATCGGGTTAAGGCGAGTACCCATAAGTTGTGCTGTTCGTTTCCGACCCTGTATTGATATACACAAG GGGCAAGTGAAACAGATTGTTGGGTCGACGCTTTTGGATTGGAAGGAATATGGGCCGGCTCTGGTTACCAATTTCGAGTCGGATAAGTCGGCGGGGGAGTATGCAAAGATGTATAAGGAAGATGGGCTTACAGGTGGCCATGTGATAATGTTGGGGGCAGATCCTTTGAGTAGAGCTGCGGCCATTGAAGCTCTGCATGCCTATCCTG GTGGTTTGCAGGTAGGAGGTGGGATCAATTCAGATAATTCTTTGCAATACATAGAAGAAGGGGCTAGCCACGTCATTGTCACTTCT TATGTATTTAATAATGGGCAAATGGACCTTGAAAGGCTTAAAGATCTTGTTTGTGTTGTTGGAAAAGAATGGCTTGTTTTAGATCTTAGCTGTAGAAAGAGG GAAGGtaaatatgcaattatcacagaTAGATGGCAAAAGTTCAGTGACGTGTATCTTGACAAGGAAATATTAGACTTCCTTGCCAAGTATGCAGACGAGTTTCTGGTACATGGTGTCGATGTGGAAGGGAAAAA AACGTTAGAGTCAACTAGCTGTCAGTCTGCTGATCAGGTGGAAGCAACATTAGTTAACAAAGGAGCCAGAGTAATATCTGAAGAATCAACCTGTTGGTGTTGTGCTTATGCAGGCGTGGCTGGCCAGAGATAG